In Erigeron canadensis isolate Cc75 chromosome 8, C_canadensis_v1, whole genome shotgun sequence, the DNA window GGCCATGATGCTTACAGGTAAGATGCCTGTGGAACCTGATGCTAGAATTTGGTGTTCATTGCTTAGTTCATGTAGAGTTCATAGTAATATGGAGTTAGGAAAAACTATTTCTGAGAAGTTATTACGGCTCGAGCCAAATCAAGCAGAAAACTATGTGTTGTCATCAAATCTGTTTGCCAGTTTTGGCGACTGGGATAATGTTCGAAAAATTAGACAAAAAATGAGGAAATCTGGACTTAAGAAGGAAATTGGTTGTAGTTGGATTGAAGTTGAAAGGAAAGTATATAACTTTTATGCTGGCGATACAATTCTACCAGATATAAGCCACATGTGGAGAAGATTAGAAGATGATATCACCCGACATGGGTATAAACCAGATACAAGATGCGTCCTTCATGAACTAACAGAAGACGAAAAAGTCGATATCTTGAGGGCTCACAGTGAGAAACTTGCTGTTTCTTTTGGTTTGTTAAGAACAGGTAAAGGCAAAACATTAAGGATCTTCAAGAACCTGCGTATATGTGAAGATTGTCACAGCGCTATTAAGTTGGTGTCAAAAGTTGTTGACAGAGAGATAATAGTAAGAGACAATAAGCGGTTTCATCATTTTAGAGACGGCCAATGCTCCTGTGGGAATTACTGGTAAAATTGTAAGATGACTCCTAACCAACTTAGCTCTCATTGTATAGTTCAATAGTTAAatgttgtgtgtatatatatatacatcaagaATGGTAATACATCAAACAACTTGAGGCAACCTAGCAAATTAAGCAATCATATCATAGAATCATTTAAAGAACCAACATACAAATATCCCTTCAATCATTACATAACTCACTGCAAAGGataatatatacatttcataaacttgaaactatataaactCAAAACCAAACTACTAACTGTCACTATTCATATACCACTCACAACCCTTTCCACTTTCCTACGTTCATAACCAAGATCATCAGTTGGAAGCTCATAACGACAAACAGGACAAGTATTCTGTATACACAACCAAGGAACAATGCAATCACCATGGTAAAAATGACTACAAGGAAGCCGTTTCACCACTTCACCTACACCAATCTCATCCTTACAAACAGCACAAACCGCATCATTATCTTCACTCGTCATCACCACGTTCAAAAGCTTTTCAACCACTCTTTTAGAAGCCGGTGGTCTAACCAAACCCAAATCACCGTTTTCCACAAACTGCCTAAACAACATCTCGttctcctcatcatcatcaccttcAAACCGCTCTTCTAAAACACCCGCAACCCcttcaatatcattaaaatccaaaaaaacctCCCACCCCAAATCCTCACCCCTGGTCACACGATCCCGATTCTCATCTTCTGGAGCTATAAACACGTCCAACAATTCCCCCCTTTCGTCTATCCCACCATCCACTTGCTCCCACTCCAAATACTGTTGACGTATATCCACGTCCACATCCCCTCCAACACGATTATTATCATTGTCGTTATCATCGATACGAAAAGTAGACCAAGAGAGCATAAGATTCCCTTCATCAATATCCTCACAAACCTCATTCATACCAAAATCATAATCCTCCCCATTTTCAATATTATAATCAGAATCAGTCAAATTTAGTTCAACATTTTGCGGGCAAATTTCGCAATCACCATCATTATCATAATAATTACATAACCCAAAACCCATATCAAATTCAATTAaattcatatcataatcatcacCACTAgtaatattatcattattaatattgttatgATGAATTCTTTCAAAAATCCTAATATCAGATTGAATTAAGTCATGATTCACCTGATTGAAACGGGTCGGGTATGGATCGGAACGATGTCTTTGAGGGCGGGAAAGCAAGTGTTGCGAGGGAAGATTGAAATCCTCAAGATCTTGAGGGTAAACGTCGTCGTTTTGGTCGAAATGAAGGTAGCTAACATTTGCCattgaattttaagaaaaataaaatctagtaatatatgatattatgatgACGAtgttatgtttgtgtgtgtttgtgggTTTTACgttcgtgtgtgtgtgtaaatggttttaaaacaaaaagtaaagCAAGCAAACGGACAGTCAATTGTCCGGTATGGAATCCGTTTCTTTTCATTTTAGCTTTTTAAGGGTTAAATGTAAATTTTGTCCATGtgatcattttaaaaattttgaaaacggtTTTTTTATGGGTATGCAGTTACATAGTCTAGAAAAGTTATTTTCTGCACAAACTCGCCGGTCATTACTTTCACTTTGACACGTTGACCTTCTTACGTGGACttaatatattaaacaaaattgaaaatatgaTATAGGATACAGCCGGACAAGAACaaacatatgcatatacatacatagaaAACACCATTTTCAATGAAACCAACTTCTAGAGATCTTTGTCCTCTTCTCGATTAACACACAAATTAAAACCCATTAGCGTCTCTTCTCGATTGTTCCATCGTGATGATCGGAAAATAAAATTCCGGCATCAGAAGTATAACAACTTAAATTCATCAATAAACTAACAATTATCAAGGTTATCCAAATGCAACTAAATCAAAATAGATCCGATTAGTCGTTAGTTTCCCGGCGCTACCGTCACCACTGTCACCATTTCCGATGACAAACCCTAATCCCCAAATACATAAAAATCGTTCATTGAAACACCAAAACTGCCGAAGTGAAGTTTACAGAATAAGCATTTCATTGGGGAAGATATTGATTAAATTGAATTCAtttgttacatatatacatggaaatatatagatatagattatgcatatctatctatataagacttttggtttttgtttttggtcttTTGGATGTAAATTTGTAAGTGTATATCTGTGCTCCCAAATCTTTTTTTTACCaagttttatttgtgttttattgTTCTAGAAGATTTGTATGCTTTTTGTTTGGTTGTATATGAGATTTTCAATTTTTTGATTATTGATTTAGAAAGTTGTAAAGGGTTACTGGGTTTCTAGAAATGATGCATAAACAATCATGTctttgtaaataaattatttgatattttttacgTGGATGAAGAATGGGCAAATAAAATTGAAACCGGCTCCACATAAGTTATCTACTTGGTTTTCTTCTACTTTAACCATTTATCCAGGTTTTTTTTGCATACAATAAAGCCAGACACTGGTTCATGCACATAATAACTTTTATGGATTAGTGCATTTCTGCATACTTAACccttcttttattcttttagtttTTGAGCTTTTTTTATCAATGTGATAAGAAATGTTATTTGTATTATCTAATCAAATGACCACGAGACCAATAGATGCCATGACcccagtcttaaaataagaaaaaaaaacgacAACATAGGAAGAACACTCGAAATTATCCAACAAATTATTAAAACTTAGTTGACTTGACTTTAGTGTGTCTGATCAGTGATCACCAGCACTTAAAGCAAAACTTAATCTAATTAACatggtctatatatatattaggagtAGTACTTAAATGATTAATTACAGCAATTCAACAAAGAGATATATACATGGCTTCATCAACTGAAATATTGGAGCCaaatcttacatcaacaagtaaccatatatatacatgcaaaaATTAATCATGCttatattcataatatatacataGTTGAATAACCCGTGTATTCTAATTTTGATCTGTTATGTTTAAAGCAGAGAATGAGGAAGTTAGAGGAGGGAGTTATGAGTCCAAGTTGGAGGATAAGATGGTGGGTTTAGGATATAATGATGATGACAAGTATCCGAGTGGTGAATTTGAATTTAAAGTCCCAAGTGCATGGAAGAGCATGGTGGTCAAGCTACGTATGTTAATTGCTTGGCAACGCGTTCGCAAGAATAGTGTTTTGAATATCAAATTGCGCGGAAAGGTTTGGTTGTTTTCAGCTATATTATGTTCTTCGATTGATATGATGATGTTTGTTTGTATATGTTGctcattttgatatattttgtttactttcttttttttttaaacacagTAAATTTATAAACCATTAATCTCTATGGAAAAAACCCCACAAGACCCAGCCAAGTTTTGAAACTAGCTTGGTCTGTAGGTAAAGAACCCCCCATGCCTCCACACTGGCAGTGACAGATTAGCGGACTTAGAACGTTTgatatatgtaaactaaaaatggtgttacGTGTGATGAGGCAGCGATAGATAGTTTCcaataatttaagaaaaaaatttttagtaagaatttgaatattaaatttatcAAACTTTAGAATATACTTAGAAAGTCTCAAAAAATAGCAAGGAAAGGTGTTGGCCTAGGGGTGGGTGGTGCACCGGCGAAGGGTAGTGGTGGCCGGCTGATAAGGTGGCATTGGTTGTGGTGGCGTAAGAAATTGGTGAAATGTCACTCTTTTTAATGGGTCGAGAAAATGAGTGATGTGTCACTTTTAATTGGATTGGGAAAAAGGGAAGATGTGGCGAATTGGGTTTGTGTGTATGTTATAGTAATGTGAATGATGAATTTAAATGGTTAATGTTGTGAATTTCAGATATCAGATCAGCTGAAGAGTCATTTCTCTTCAGGGTTATCGTTACCCCAAATATGTGAAAACTTTATGAAGGCAACATATGATCCTCGCATATCAGGTGTTTATCTCCATATTGAATCCTTGAAATGTGGATGGGCTAAACTTGAAGAAATTCGAAGGCACATATTGGATTTTAGGAAGTCAGGTAGATTAAATTACATCAGTGTTCTTGTTGCCTATTACTGTACTAGTTTTCTTGTTGCATATGacacataatttatattttaagacATATACTAAAGGCAAGAATCCAATATAGGTAAATTTATTGTTGCTTATGCAACCCAATGGCATGAAAAAGAGTATTACCTTGGCTGTGTTTGTGATGAGCTCTACACCCCTCCGAGTGCTTACTTTAGTCTGCACGGTTTAACTCTGCAAGCAACATTTGTTAGAGGTAATTAAATAGGTTGACTAATTATTTGTGCATTCTACAAGAGCAAATATCCAAAGTCGACGTATGCTATCAACTTCTAAACTTAACTCGGTTGTTGTGCTTGAAGGTGTATTTGACAAGGTAGGTGTG includes these proteins:
- the LOC122610018 gene encoding E3 ubiquitin-protein ligase CIP8-like, whose amino-acid sequence is MANVSYLHFDQNDDVYPQDLEDFNLPSQHLLSRPQRHRSDPYPTRFNQVNHDLIQSDIRIFERIHHNNINNDNITSGDDYDMNLIEFDMGFGLCNYYDNDGDCEICPQNVELNLTDSDYNIENGEDYDFGMNEVCEDIDEGNLMLSWSTFRIDDNDNDNNRVGGDVDVDIRQQYLEWEQVDGGIDERGELLDVFIAPEDENRDRVTRGEDLGWEVFLDFNDIEGVAGVLEERFEGDDDEENEMLFRQFVENGDLGLVRPPASKRVVEKLLNVVMTSEDNDAVCAVCKDEIGVGEVVKRLPCSHFYHGDCIVPWLCIQNTCPVCRYELPTDDLGYERRKVERVVSGI